From Struthio camelus isolate bStrCam1 chromosome 8, bStrCam1.hap1, whole genome shotgun sequence:
TGTAATAAAGCTATTAATAAACACAAAGTTATTTTATTGCTATCAAAGTAGGCAGTATGGGTAATTCTTCTATCAATAGCTTATGTTTCTTATATGGGGTGTATAAGGGTTGAAAAGAACTTTATTGAAAGCATGCTGCAATGTTCACTGTCCCCTTGCATATGTGAAGTCTGTCCAATAatctgctggttttgttttgctaCTGAAACCTGTGCTCTTGtaccttaaacaaacaaaatcactgagcttcggcttttttttttccctcaaacttTCTCCTACTGTGGAAATGCAACCTCAGCAGAAgcattttcctctattttctccTTGCTCTTGAACTTGACTTCTCTTGTAATCTGAGTATTGATATCATTTATTGTAGCAAACGCCAGAGTTCTAGTGCTCAGAGATGCATCGTTAATGCTTTGGGGCTTGCTGCAGAAGTTCCAAAGACTAAGGCTTAGCAGAACTCCCTGAAGGAGAGCTCGAGCCTAGACACCAGTAAGACTTAGCGATGCTGAGACTGAGATGAAACTGATGCAGACATATTCCTGgtgtgctgttcacagctgaggATCTGCCAGCTACAAAGAGGGCTAGCAGCAACAGAGGAGGGGACCTTTGCCAGTCAAAAGCTAAGCTGCTCAAAAGAGCTGGGACTCCAGCGTAAATGCCCTTAATGTGGGAAGCTGCCTTTTGCACAAATTTGTTATGGTATGTACAAGCTGAACGCCTTTGCCTTTTGAACCTTCATGACttccactttgtttttcttctgggaaGATGAATCTCTCTCTAGCTGAATAGCGCAGCAGTGCTTGCTTCTGCACCCAGTGTTTTAAATAGGTTTAAGTAGTGTAAAATTAATGCAGTTCTTGTCTTTCAGTACAGTCCACTGTGTCCTAGACAGCCAAATGTATTAGCAGAATATTAAGTCCAAGCACGGGGGTACAATGTGACTAATGAGGTTCAAAGGCCCAGAAATTTACTTGCCTTTACTCCTCCTTTGGATATGTCAGCTTCCAGATTCTCCCAGTGGCTTTTTCTTTATCAGAGTAAGCATAAGCAGTACCATATCTTGAAGTATGCACTGCAAATGCTAGGAAGGAAAGGGGCATGCTTTAAATACTTAAGCCAGAGGCTTGTAAAGTTTTCCTAGTGTAAAGTTCCTCTGCACCCTGTGATATGCTATTCTAGCTTAACTGAAaaggatcatttaaaaaaaatgttttaaacttaCCATGACTGTCCTTGCATTCTACTACTTCCTTCATCCGCCTAAAACCTTTGAAGTAAGTTCAGTAAGgactacttttttctttaaacatgagAACAACTGGCAAGATTGTGAAAGCACTTGCCATTAAATAGAAAGTCTGTCTACAGCTAGAAATGAAAGGTTAAAAATTAGGTTTACCTAATGACATATTCAGAAAGAGGCGTGTTACATCTTCTGAAAATCAAGTTTTATATAAATGTCAATAGGAGTCAAACTTGTTAACTGTTCTTAGTAAACTGACCTCAGTGTCTGTACTTGAACTTGCAGAAAGCTATTATAAAAACATGCCTTTTGGCTTCAACCATTAGCACAGTCCTTTTACTGTACTCATATGCACTTCCCAATGCTAGCAGTGGTGAGCAACAAGATCTTACGTTACAGAATCAAATGTGGGTACTTCCTTGCGATAGACTACTTAAAACTTTATGGCAATGAGCTGTCTAAATAGTAACCGCTGATATACTAGTTAAGCTAGAATCCATCAGGTCCCTATATATTTCTGTTATTCCCAAGAAATACAACATTAAGAAACTGACACGGTTCAGTGAAGCATATATCTGATATCCAGTTTGTACTGAAGTCATCTCAAATTgttctgtggaaaatattttattagatgtTCTGGTGACTGTAAGTAAAACTTACTTAGGTTTCCATTTCTGCAGTACAGCCATGTGAAAAGTAACTCCAAGGAAAGGGCTTCTCTAATGTTACAGTTTCTTCATTGAAGAGGAGCATGCGAAGGTTTGTTAAGGGTGTGAGCTTTAGCATTTTACAAACTTATGGGTAACTTCATAGATTCCAACAGATTCCTTTGTTTTTTCATCATAGTCATTCCAATCCTATAGGAATTAAGAGTTCACAGTATTAGTCACAGAAGAAAGAATGCAGTAGTGTGAAAATCATAGACTGGAATTTGAACTGAAACTGAGCCTTACTCAAAGTTTGGGTCTTATGCTTCTGTGGGAAGCACTGTACAGTCACTAAACTAAGTTGTAATTTCTAAGAAAAGCACGACTACTGACCTGAAATTAAAGTGGTTTCAGTCTCAGTGTTTTAATTTAACACACAAAATTTTCTTTGTATGTAGCCCATAGCCTGTAATGGGCAAGACAGCAACCATGGCAGATGAAAGGATTATCTGTCACTTACAATACCCTAGTCAGGTGGGTCAGCAGACAAGCTGATCCATGCCAAGTGGGATACCAAGGAACAGATGTGACCTTGAGATTCTTGTTCACAGCCAAGGAAGACTTACAATACTGGAATCATTAGCCCAAGCGCTGAAGGATAGTATTTATCTTACTATTTAATATCTTTGTGCAGAGGAAAAAGTACGGATACCAGCTTAGAAAAATCAGTTCACTAGTCTAATAATCCCCAGTCATTTAGTATTCCAGGAGTTTTCCCCTTAGGACTCCTGAAGGGCTTAAAAGAGAAGTTGCATCTCTGCCTTTGTCTGCTGATGAGATATAAAACATGTACTTCTAAAATGAGGCCGCTAGTAATACTGGTTTTTCATATTTGACATAGTTCCTCTTTCCATTTATGACCTTCCTGTACCTACATGAAAGAGCAGAACTAGCTTATTGCATTTGCAGGGTGTGTATTTTGGACTAGGTGACTGGGGGAAAGAAAGGTAGCTAATTAGATTTACTAATGGAACTAAGACAACATACCTTTTCTAACAAGTTTATGTCATTGAAAGGTGTGCCAGACTCTGCACCTTCAGCAGCAAATCCTGCCTGCAACACAGTTGCAATAAGTTTGTAAGAATGAGTTGTACCAGGAAAAGAGCTAATTATGATTACTGAAAGATGTTTAAAGAAAGTAACATAACACAAGTTTTTATTGTATTTCCACTAAAGTAGGGAGAAAAAATGGTCAAACTGTTTCCTGCTCAAGGGTCAGTATAAggttgtgaccccccccccccccccctttttaaactAGAAAATTCAGATCTAACCAACAACAGACTAAAATAAGGGAACACTGCTCCCCTGACTACTTTTCCTGCCAAAAAGGTACTTCCATAGACAGGAGTTTTAAATAATGTCAACTCTGAGTTTCTAAGTTTATCCAACTGCTAATAGCTTTGATTCGCATTCAGAAGCCAGGTAGGCATTTGTTACAAGGTAGCTTTGTATTAAATTTGTACtgcaagagaaaatagaaaatgggGGAGAGTTTTCAGTTTTAGGTTAAATATCAGAATCCAAGCCACTCTGGAAGGAAGCAGCCGATATGAAATTTAGGTACATAAGGGACTAACAAGCCTCATGCAAAAGAGGGATCAATTAGCTGAATGAACAGATTAGCAATACCCAAACAGAATCATTTCAAAAGGGAGAGATCTtcacttttgttgttttttaaagaggtAAAGGAAAGGATATCaccagaaaggaaagagcaaatcaATGGGGCATAGCACAAGAACCCAGCACACAAACTACTGATACAATCTTATGGAAGGTTAGAAAGAACATCCCTGTCATTGTAAGGTTTTCCAGTTAAAGCTATAAATAttaaagctataaaaataaaattctcagcCATGTCGGTAGCATACAGCAAGATCTCTTATACTGACATTCCTAAATGCAGAATTTTACTGAGAAGTGGTTAAAAAGCAAAGGTAATTTCTTCCTGGTTTTCTACAAGGGACCTACACCTGCATTTTCTATGGAGAAATCCCCACTAGTACCAGTCAGACATTTAACTGTGTGCAAAGTAAGCTGCACacttttgaagtgttttgtgGAAGGTTAAATACCTAAGACTTAAACACACCACAGTGTGCAGCAGACATAACAGGAGAGCTATCTGCAAGGCCCAGTGTGATATGGCCTTTATATATTTGTCAGAAGTCTATCTCAAGGGATCTAGTAGGAGTATGGAGGGAGACCAGCATCACAGTACAAAACGCAGAGCTGCAGTAGAACaaagaccaccccccccccaaaaaaaaaaaaaaaaggcaaagagaagctggagaagctgGGCTTTTGCCACCTGGAGATATTTATCAGCACTCCAGGGAGCAAGAAGCCGTGTGACTGGAATTAGAAGCTTCTGTACCAGACCTGCTCAGTGGGACTTGCATTCTTACAGCTTTGGCGTCAGAGCAGATACTTACTTACTCTCTGTTGAAGAGATCTGGGCAATGCAGTGATTTGTCTGCCCTCTGCTGACTGGCTAAGGACCAACAGCTAAAGCATAAATGCATGCAGAAGCCTCAAAGATGCCTACTGACTTTGTAACATAGTGGAttgtcatgtttttattttgttaccaATGTACCTTGTTTTTGCTGCAAAGCAAAGAagctgaaaaaagatttaaagaaattGTATAGAGAAACCTCAATTTTTTTAGTTGAAGCATTCACTTGTGGGATGataaagagagggagggagggagcaaaaCAGTCTAGGAGCAAAACAGtctaaaagcaaaaccaaaaatttatttcagattCGCAGTGGATGTATTTACTCAAGCACACTTAATATGGATAAggaactgggggaaaaaatggttCTTGCCTAGTTATTAGAATATAAAAATACGTGGTTCAGATTTAAGATAGGAAAAGAGAGGTTTTATATCAGCGAATCAAAGgatattttctgctctttcagactcaaatgaatttttttttttcgagAAGACTACTATCAAATTAATGGAAATAAGGCAAACACAAGCATTAAGCTATTTTTTACTTGACTTCAGGGAGGTTTGTGCTATGcctatcaaaaaataaaagaatgctaCGGTCAATCCTGCTTGGATTGGCCCTGATCAAAGGCCAGATCTAAGACTGTGCAGAAGCCAGATTGGCTTGGATCATGTCAAATATAAAGCAGTTTATAGACTTGTAAGGAACTGTACTAAGTCTCTATACTTACTTATTCAGGTATCTGAAAATTCACTGAAATATCTGTGCAAGGATTAAACAGTGCTCTCTCCAACAGAGTGCAGAGGCCAAACTTTgagaatattaaattaaaagctTTATTACAGCTGTGCAGTCTTTGTTCTGCAGAACTGACCGATAAGAGTAAAAATGACAGGTAGGATATAGATCTATAAACACCTCCTGCATCTTACAGTCTTCTCAGACTTTACTTCAAGTGGAAGTTTCTAGGTCTGGCTTGCAAAGCTTTCAAGCAGgaataaacattttgtttctcaaaaagattggcttattttcaaaaaaaaagaaagaaagaaagaaaataacaactcTTCCTGCAGCACAATGCACCAGCCTTTTTATTTATATCTAATTCCTTGCAGGATcagctttttggtttgtttgttagCATAGTGTCCCAGTCTGAGGGAAGGATAAGAGAGGTTTATATTTGTCAGTCTATTTACACCTAATCCTACTGGAATAATAGGTTAAATATAGTAGGGGGTTAGTTGCATACAGCATGACCGTGCACAAGCAAATGAGTTGCTGAGTGCTGCCTTGGCCCTGAAGAAATCTTTTAACATCGAGCCTCGAGGCGTGCTTTGCAACACAGGGTCTTTAATTGTCTTCAGTCATCAGTCTGGGCCTGAgcaaatttcacagaatcacagaatcacagaatcgtttaggttggaagggacctctggagatcatctagtccaacctccctgctcaagcaggctcctctagagcatattgcccaggatcacatccagacgggttttgaacgtctccagggaaggagactccactacccctctgggcaacctgttccagtgctctgtcaccctcacaggaaagaaatttttcctcaggtttacaTGGAActaaatttcaaatggaaaaatgctAATGTTCATTTCCTGTGGCTTTGGTGATGTCAAATCCCAAAGAGAATTTGATTTATTCAGAGGCCATGTACTGAAAGATGTTCATAATCTGAACTTCATTTACTCTTTGTAACATACCAATAATGAAAGTGGAGCTCTCCGAAATGTGGCCAGCTAAACTATGCATTCCTGTGATTCCCGTTTGGGAAAAAGACACCCTTTTGCAACAACTCCTGCAATGAAGACCTTTCCAATCAGTTCCAGTGAGCAGTGCTGAGTCAGCTGTAAGGCAATTCAAATGCAACTACAAAGGGtgtttaattttagaaattaCTGGGACACAGGCATAAAGAACCTCAGAGCTATTAGGCTTCATGCTTGTGTTCTATGGAGTAGGATGAAGTACAATAactgtggagaggaagaaaaattggAGAGGTTCAGGACATTCCAGGAAGAACAGTGCTATATCAAAACAGTGTGATATCACTCTAGAGTCTGAGAAAAAAACCTGAGAAACAGGTAATGAATAAGAACTCACCTGCGGTTGAAAGTCGACTGGTTCCAGACCTCGGCATTCAAACTCCACTATTGTCTTGAACTTCTCACTGTCTTCAGCCTAGAATCAAGTGAGAATGCCAAAAGTTTTCATCTAACAGAGAAAGACAGTGGCAAGTATTAGTCTAGGAATTAATTGCTTTAAAGACAATTCATCAACTCTGATTTCCCCAGTGACAGTAAAATCCTAGGGCTGGTTTAATAAGTGATAATTAACCAGAATTTCTTAAACAATCTGCCACGAGGAAGCCTTCAAAAGGAtcgtgaaaggaaaggaaaatgaatacAGGCAGTATAATTGCGTTTAATTTGAATGAGACAgcgtttttgttttgcttgtgaaATATATCACAGATTATTACATTCTTCAGACTGAAGTGGAAAGGGTAAAATCATTAATGAGCTACTGTTAATTGCaaatttttattccttctttaaaCTGTGTGCAGGATTCTGCAAGAAACAGATTTCGATCAGGGAGCATAACTGCTTTTTGTGTACTTCAGGGAAGAACATGATGGCAAAAATGGAGAACTCAAAATATCATTAATCCTTATTTATCTTTCACTTGTgatataaaagagaaaacaaacttaCATTGTAAGGTTTGATCGTCTGGcttaaaatatctaaaaaaaaaaaaaaagtcagatgtgTAAAAGTGAATAGCGTTATGTCTTTAGAATTTTATTCAGCACAAACCAAAGACCAGCctcttctcctttggaaaaatctctttatacaaagcaaaagaaacaaagtaaCCAAGCAGTTCTTCCAGTTAGTCCCTCAAAGGGTGAAACTCAGTTCTTCTCACTACTCCCGAGAAGTTTATGTTAAGCTGTCTTGTTACCCTACTAATAAGGAAAATAGCAATGCACGCTTTTGTAAAATGACATTAAAGATAGGAGCTTTGCTCATGCAGAAACCTGAAATCACCAGGAGGCCTGAGTACACATAGGCTTTAAGACTGAATCCATGGGTCACTATTCTACAGTTTTTGTCTGCCTgtctccagctccatccctgaAACTGCTCTTGTGGAAATTATACAGAGTAGCATTGAACATACAAATACCTTGCAAAATTTTATATTTAGTTCACTACTGTTTTATGCATTTCATAGCAGTATTAACTAGTTGACTTGCCCATCATACACATTTCCAGTATCACCTTTCCTTTTACGCTACAATCATATGTATTTATGTGCATATATCTGTATAACGTTTCATCTCAATCCCAGCGGAGAGAAAAACCTAATTAAAGAAGGTTGTAACGGACAGAATGTAACAGGTATGCTTCTGTGTGAAGATAAGCACGTGCTGGGCAGGAAATACCTCTCTGATAATGAAAGTATGCTTATTTAGGGAAATTATCCCTCTGACCTCCCCTCCTACTCCTGCCTAGGACGATCCAGGGCTGGACAGATACTAACGATGTAGTTACAtcaggctgctttttttcttagaGGTAAGAAGCATTTCATATCTCTGTCACCTCTAGAATTAAAACAGTGCTAATATCTAATGTGATCAATTAAGGACTTTATTTTGCCTATTATGTTTAAAAAGCAACTACTTTAAATGGGATCCTGTTCATTAACAGCTTGTATTACTACTGCAGCTTGCTGTTGTGAGTAACTAACTAACTGTGAGCAACTAAAAACTGTTGCTAACTGTTGTTAGCAAACTGATGTGCTGCAAAGTTGGCAAAGGTTGTTCCCACTGCCCTGCTGTGTTGATTTAACTTGATATTTTTTTGTTGATGACCAGCTGACCTTGCCATCTCCTTCATAAGCATGATGACAAGTGCGCTGCGGACTCAAACACCAgtgtacaaaggaaaaaaaatcctggtgaATGCTCTCACAAGCAGTTTCAAGCAAAAATTGGGAACTAGGAGATGCCCTGTAAATGTCTAAGCACATACCAATGGAGTTCTCCCTGGAGCACAGCTTGCATTTCTGCACCATAGTGGCACTGCCCCTGCCTCCTTTCAAAGGAGCGCTGTCCTAAAAACATGACAATGGAGACGACATTTTTTTAACTGCATGGTAGCTGAGCAACTGGAAACCTCTGCAAAAGTAAAATAGTTTTTACAAGAACAGTCacaaagtttttaaaagattttgcagTAAGAAGGCTTTTTAAACTAGAGAAATCTATAACTTAGAAAGTCATGATTATCAAGGAATAATCCTGTTTTAGATTTATAGTAATGGATAACTGAATAATGGATAGTTATGACCTGCCCATATAAACATTAATACCTCAAAATGCATTCTTAACATTCAGTTGCATGCAACAAAAAGTGATGATAACTCTGATCCTGCACCCTGTAAACAAACAAATCACTGTGACTCCCTGCACACAATGCAGGACTGAGGCCCACAAGAGCAGAGGACGGATGGTTCTGTGTTTGGGACAGAAGACTGAGGTTCCTAAGTGAACGTGCAAAGTTGTTCCATCTCTGCCTCTGCCCCTTCAGCTGTAAATAGGATACTGCTTGCGTACGTCAATTTGTCCGTTTTCACGAGGCATCTGTGATGAGTTTAAGAGAAAGCAACAACATAGCTTGAAAGGTGACTTAGCCCATCCTTCTGCCTTAagcaagaccaactccagcattCTTGATAAATACTTGTCTAAAGTGTTTTTCAAGTC
This genomic window contains:
- the CZIB gene encoding CXXC motif containing zinc binding protein, which codes for MGRVGLQLRATLENITRLRAEGEDFRWYLKLKCGNCGEVSEKWQYLRLMDSAPLKGGRGSATMVQKCKLCSRENSIDILSQTIKPYNAEDSEKFKTIVEFECRGLEPVDFQPQAGFAAEGAESGTPFNDINLLEKDWNDYDEKTKESVGIYEVTHKFVKC